A window from Solanum stenotomum isolate F172 chromosome 7, ASM1918654v1, whole genome shotgun sequence encodes these proteins:
- the LOC125869948 gene encoding uncharacterized protein LOC125869948, producing MVMSRSNIEKSFRIKHEDGDNNNNNKFLSKLLSKENSKACASIPSFRVYYNDVPSSIPFTWELQPGTPKHTFPQTSLPPLTPPPSYYSNTNTNNNKKPTKNNSRSKIFHALIMKFNHKKSPLPSSPSYSSSSTLSWSSSSQYSSISAPTTPLQRRHFCSQASSFDDYITPASKLCHGNNKSSGNSVFMLKKALFSIVGGRRSN from the coding sequence ATGGTGATGAGTAGAAGCAACATAGAGAAATCATTCAGAATCAAACATGAAGACggcgacaacaacaacaacaacaagttcTTATCAAAGCTTCTTTCAAAAGAAAACTCCAAAGCTTGTGCTTCTATTCCTTCTTTTAGAGTTTACTATAATGATGTTCCAAGTTCTATTCCTTTCACTTGGGAATTACAACCTGGTACTCCTAAACATACATTTCCTCAAACATCTTTACCTCCTCTTACACCTCCTCCTTCTTACTACTCCAACACTAAtactaacaacaacaaaaaaccTACTAAAAATAACTCTAGATCCAAGATATTTCATGCTTTAATCATGAAGTTTAATCACAAAAAATCTCCGTTACCTTCATCTCCTTCATATTCATCTTCATCTACTTTATCATGGTCATCCTCTtcacaatattcatcaatctcTGCACCAACAACTCCTTTACAGCGGCGTCATTTTTGTAGCCAAGCGTCATCTTTTGATGATTATATAACGCCAGCATCGAAATTATGTCATGGTAATAACAAATCTAGTGGAAATTCTGTATTTATGCTGAAAAAGGCCTTGTTTTCCATTGTTGGTGGGCGTAGATCTAACTAA